A stretch of the Ipomoea triloba cultivar NCNSP0323 chromosome 16, ASM357664v1 genome encodes the following:
- the LOC116007828 gene encoding uncharacterized protein LOC116007828: MIISISGIRGILLNRRNIPIMSMPIESMLLAVNSNFLVFSVSSDDMMGQSFASLVPTVAAAESAIGLAIFVITFRVRGTIAVESINSIQGSGPFSLGELSSQARKMLFAAILSICASSSKKILIYNEEMIVARCFIGFIIFSRKSLGNTLKMTLDGRIQAIQEESQQFPNPNEVVPPESNEQQRLLRNSLRICGTVVESLPMARCAPKCEKTVQALLCRNLNVKSATLPNATSSRRIRLQDDIARRFHVLVGKRFSPWCISKAERVELIRESLVVLRMVRVGDSSKIK, translated from the exons ATGATTATCTCTATTTCAGGTATTCGGGGAATCCTCCTTAATAGACGAAATATTCCTATTATGTCAATGCCAATTGAATCAATGTTATTAGCTGTGAATTCGAACTTTTTGGTATTTTCTGTTTCTTCGGATGATATGATGGGTCAATCATTTGCTTCATTGGTTCCAACGGTGGCAGCTGCGGAATCTGCTATTGGGTTAGCTATTTTCGTTATTACTTTCCGAGTCCGAGGGACTATTGCTGTAGAATCTATTAATAGCATTCAAG GGTCAGGGCCTTTCTCGCTGGGCGA ATTGAGTTCGCAGGCTAGAAAGATGCTATTTGCTGCTATTCTATCTATTTGTGCATCAAGTTCGAAGAAAATCTTAATTTATAATGAAGAAATGATAGTAGCTCGTTGTTTTATAGGCTTTATCATATTCAGTCGGAAGAGTTTAGGTAATACTTTAAAAATGACTCTCGACGGGAGAATCCAGGCTATTCAGGAAGAATCGCAGCAATTCCCCAATCCTAACGAAGTAGTTCCTCCGGAATCCAATGAACAACAACGATTACTTAGGAACAGCTTGCGAATTTGTGGCACCGTAGTAGAATCATTACCAATGGCACGCTGTGCGCCTAAGTGCGAAAAGACAGTGCAAGCTTTGTTATGCCGAAACCTAAATGTTAAGTCAGCAACACTTCCAAATGCCACTTCTTCCCGTCGCATCCGTCTTCAGGACGATATAGCCAGAAGGTTTCACGTCTTAGTGGGGAAAAGATTTAGCCCCTGGTGTATCTCGAAAGCAGAAAGAGTAGAACTCATTCGAGAGAGCTTGGTGGTCTTAAGAATGGTTCGGGTGGGGGATTCTTCTAAAATAAAGTGA